Proteins found in one Zonotrichia leucophrys gambelii isolate GWCS_2022_RI chromosome 28, RI_Zleu_2.0, whole genome shotgun sequence genomic segment:
- the ARMC6 gene encoding armadillo repeat-containing protein 6 isoform X2, with product MGSKQIAQETFDEAVQENITEFEMEPEEAVREAVLQFEAQGVDLSNIVKAVRPPASENGQRQKHQILLTLEGLARAVAEQDVAQLPQQLAALAAQCKEQLAFRCLAGRNGAYAAVLSACQLAAGDRQLLLQALAALAALLDGQPDLLDAAGRELLLQSLRERRGDTEVALAGIRCVRHACLKHEHNRQALVRAGVLPLLTGAITGALPRHGGAAELVRSAASALRVMTFDDDIRVPFGHAHDHAKMIVLENDGLRVLIEAAKAFRDNSAVLSELCATLSRLSVRNEFCQEIVDLGGLNVMVTLLADCMEHPDVVKQALSAIRAVAGNDDVKDAIVDAGATELIVLAISHHLGNPQICEQGCAALCMLALRKPDNCGVIVEGGGALAALQAMKAHPREVAVQKQACMLIRNLVSRSREL from the exons ATGGGCTCCAAGCAGATCGCCCAGGAGACGTTCGATGAGGCGGTGCAGGAGAACATCACCGAGTTCGAGATGGAGCCCGAGGAGGCCGTGAGAGAAGCCGTGCTGCAGTTCGAGGCCCAAG gTGTGGACCTGAGCAATATTGTGAAGGCTGTGAGACCTCCTGCCTCTGAGAACGGGCAAAGGCAAAAGCACCAAATCCTGCTG ACCCTGGAGGGCCTGGCCAGGGCCGTGGCCGAGCAGGACGTGGCGCAGCTGCCGCAGCAGCTGGCGGCGCTGGCGGCGCAGTGCAAGGAGCAGCTCGCCTTCCGCTGCCTGGCCGGCCGCAACGGCGCCTACGCCGCGGTGCTGTCGGCGTGCCAGCTGGCCGCGGgggacaggcagctgctgctgcaggccctggcCGCGCTGGCCGCCCTGCTGGACGGGCAGCCGGACCTGCTGGacgcggcggggcgggagctgctgctgcagagcctgcgggagcggcgcggggaCACCGAGGTGGCGCTGGCCGGGATCCGCTGCGTGCGCCACGCCTGCCTCAAGCACGAGCACAACCGGCAGGCCTTGGTGCGGGCCGGCGTGCTGCCCCTGCTCACCGGGGCCATCACCGGCGCCCTGCCCCGGCACGGCGGCGCCGCCGAGCTCGTCAGGAGCGCGGCCTCGGCCCTCAGGGTCATGACCTTCGACGATGACATCCGAGTGCCCTTCGGGCACGCCCACGACCACGCCAAGATGATCGTGCTGGAGAACGACGGGCTGAGGGTCCTCATCGAGGCTGCGAAAG CCTTCAGGGATAACTCTGCGGTTCTCAGCGAGCTCTGCGCCACCCTCTCCCGCCTCTCGGTCAGGAACGAGTTCTGCCAGGAGATCGTGGACCTGGGGGGCTTGAATGTCATGGTGACTCTGCTGGCCGACTGCATGGAGCACCCT GACGTGGTGAAGCAGGCGCTCAGCGCCATCCGCGCCGTGGCCGGCAATGACGACGTCAAGGACGCCATCGTGGACGCCGGGGCCACCGAGCTCATCGTGCTGGCCATCAGCCACCACCTGGGCAACCCGCAG ATCTGCGAGCAGGGCTGTGCCGCCCTGTGCATGCTGGCCCTGCGCAAGCCCGACAACTGCGGCGTCATCGTGGAGGGCGGCGGCGCCCTGGCGGCCCTGCAGGCCATGAAGGCTCACCCGCGGGAGGTGGCTGTGCAG AAGCAGGCGTGCATGCTGATCCGGAACCTGGTGTCGCGCAGCCGGGAGCTGTGA
- the ARMC6 gene encoding armadillo repeat-containing protein 6 isoform X3: MGSKQIAQETFDEAVQENITEFEMEPEEAVREAVLQFEAQGVDLSNIVKAVRPPASENGQRQKHQILLTLEGLARAVAEQDVAQLPQQLAALAAQCKEQLAFRCLAGRNGAYAAVLSACQLAAGDRQLLLQALAALAALLDGQPDLLDAAGRELLLQSLRERRGDTEVALAGIRCVRHACLKHEHNRQALVRAGVLPLLTGAITGALPRHGGAAELVRSAASALRVMTFDDDIRVPFGHAHDHAKMIVLENDGLRVLIEAAKAFRDNSAVLSELCATLSRLSVRNEFCQEIVDLGGLNVMVTLLADCMEHPDVVKQALSAIRAVAGNDDVKDAIVDAGATELIVLAISHHLGNPQICEQGCAALCMLALRKPDNCGVIVEGGGALAALQAMKAHPREVAVQKQACMLIRNLVSHSREL, encoded by the exons ATGGGCTCCAAGCAGATCGCCCAGGAGACGTTCGATGAGGCGGTGCAGGAGAACATCACCGAGTTCGAGATGGAGCCCGAGGAGGCCGTGAGAGAAGCCGTGCTGCAGTTCGAGGCCCAAG gTGTGGACCTGAGCAATATTGTGAAGGCTGTGAGACCTCCTGCCTCTGAGAACGGGCAAAGGCAAAAGCACCAAATCCTGCTG ACCCTGGAGGGCCTGGCCAGGGCCGTGGCCGAGCAGGACGTGGCGCAGCTGCCGCAGCAGCTGGCGGCGCTGGCGGCGCAGTGCAAGGAGCAGCTCGCCTTCCGCTGCCTGGCCGGCCGCAACGGCGCCTACGCCGCGGTGCTGTCGGCGTGCCAGCTGGCCGCGGgggacaggcagctgctgctgcaggccctggcCGCGCTGGCCGCCCTGCTGGACGGGCAGCCGGACCTGCTGGacgcggcggggcgggagctgctgctgcagagcctgcgggagcggcgcggggaCACCGAGGTGGCGCTGGCCGGGATCCGCTGCGTGCGCCACGCCTGCCTCAAGCACGAGCACAACCGGCAGGCCTTGGTGCGGGCCGGCGTGCTGCCCCTGCTCACCGGGGCCATCACCGGCGCCCTGCCCCGGCACGGCGGCGCCGCCGAGCTCGTCAGGAGCGCGGCCTCGGCCCTCAGGGTCATGACCTTCGACGATGACATCCGAGTGCCCTTCGGGCACGCCCACGACCACGCCAAGATGATCGTGCTGGAGAACGACGGGCTGAGGGTCCTCATCGAGGCTGCGAAAG CCTTCAGGGATAACTCTGCGGTTCTCAGCGAGCTCTGCGCCACCCTCTCCCGCCTCTCGGTCAGGAACGAGTTCTGCCAGGAGATCGTGGACCTGGGGGGCTTGAATGTCATGGTGACTCTGCTGGCCGACTGCATGGAGCACCCT GACGTGGTGAAGCAGGCGCTCAGCGCCATCCGCGCCGTGGCCGGCAATGACGACGTCAAGGACGCCATCGTGGACGCCGGGGCCACCGAGCTCATCGTGCTGGCCATCAGCCACCACCTGGGCAACCCGCAG ATCTGCGAGCAGGGCTGTGCCGCCCTGTGCATGCTGGCCCTGCGCAAGCCCGACAACTGCGGCGTCATCGTGGAGGGCGGCGGCGCCCTGGCGGCCCTGCAGGCCATGAAGGCTCACCCGCGGGAGGTGGCTGTGCAG AAGCAGGCGTGCATGCTGATCCGGAACCTGGTGTCACACAGCCGGGAGCTGTGA
- the ARMC6 gene encoding armadillo repeat-containing protein 6 isoform X1: MGSKQIAQETFDEAVQENITEFEMEPEEAVREAVLQFEAQGVDLSNIVKAVRPPASENGQRQKHQILLTLEGLARAVAEQDVAQLPQQLAALAAQCKEQLAFRCLAGRNGAYAAVLSACQLAAGDRQLLLQALAALAALLDGQPDLLDAAGRELLLQSLRERRGDTEVALAGIRCVRHACLKHEHNRQALVRAGVLPLLTGAITGALPRHGGAAELVRSAASALRVMTFDDDIRVPFGHAHDHAKMIVLENDGLRVLIEAAKAFRDNSAVLSELCATLSRLSVRNEFCQEIVDLGGLNVMVTLLADCMEHPDVVKQALSAIRAVAGNDDVKDAIVDAGATELIVLAISHHLGNPQICEQGCAALCMLALRKPDNCGVIVEGGGALAALQAMKAHPREVAVQKQACMLIRNLVSRSRELCGPILALGAEVLIAEARAAHRDCDDVARAALRDLGCQVELRELWTGQRGGLAQ, translated from the exons ATGGGCTCCAAGCAGATCGCCCAGGAGACGTTCGATGAGGCGGTGCAGGAGAACATCACCGAGTTCGAGATGGAGCCCGAGGAGGCCGTGAGAGAAGCCGTGCTGCAGTTCGAGGCCCAAG gTGTGGACCTGAGCAATATTGTGAAGGCTGTGAGACCTCCTGCCTCTGAGAACGGGCAAAGGCAAAAGCACCAAATCCTGCTG ACCCTGGAGGGCCTGGCCAGGGCCGTGGCCGAGCAGGACGTGGCGCAGCTGCCGCAGCAGCTGGCGGCGCTGGCGGCGCAGTGCAAGGAGCAGCTCGCCTTCCGCTGCCTGGCCGGCCGCAACGGCGCCTACGCCGCGGTGCTGTCGGCGTGCCAGCTGGCCGCGGgggacaggcagctgctgctgcaggccctggcCGCGCTGGCCGCCCTGCTGGACGGGCAGCCGGACCTGCTGGacgcggcggggcgggagctgctgctgcagagcctgcgggagcggcgcggggaCACCGAGGTGGCGCTGGCCGGGATCCGCTGCGTGCGCCACGCCTGCCTCAAGCACGAGCACAACCGGCAGGCCTTGGTGCGGGCCGGCGTGCTGCCCCTGCTCACCGGGGCCATCACCGGCGCCCTGCCCCGGCACGGCGGCGCCGCCGAGCTCGTCAGGAGCGCGGCCTCGGCCCTCAGGGTCATGACCTTCGACGATGACATCCGAGTGCCCTTCGGGCACGCCCACGACCACGCCAAGATGATCGTGCTGGAGAACGACGGGCTGAGGGTCCTCATCGAGGCTGCGAAAG CCTTCAGGGATAACTCTGCGGTTCTCAGCGAGCTCTGCGCCACCCTCTCCCGCCTCTCGGTCAGGAACGAGTTCTGCCAGGAGATCGTGGACCTGGGGGGCTTGAATGTCATGGTGACTCTGCTGGCCGACTGCATGGAGCACCCT GACGTGGTGAAGCAGGCGCTCAGCGCCATCCGCGCCGTGGCCGGCAATGACGACGTCAAGGACGCCATCGTGGACGCCGGGGCCACCGAGCTCATCGTGCTGGCCATCAGCCACCACCTGGGCAACCCGCAG ATCTGCGAGCAGGGCTGTGCCGCCCTGTGCATGCTGGCCCTGCGCAAGCCCGACAACTGCGGCGTCATCGTGGAGGGCGGCGGCGCCCTGGCGGCCCTGCAGGCCATGAAGGCTCACCCGCGGGAGGTGGCTGTGCAG aAGCAGGCGTGCATGCTGATCCGGAACCTGGTGTCGCGCAGCCGGGAGCTGTGCGGGCCCATCCTGGCGCTGGGGGCCGAGGTGCTGATCGCCGAGGCGCGCGCCGCCCACCGCGACTGCGACGACGTGGCCAGGGCGGCGCTCAGGGACCTGGGCTGCCAGGTGGAGCTGCGGGAGCTGTGGACGGGCCAGAGGGGCGGCCTGGCCCAGtga